AGATGCTGTGTAAGTCAGAAAATTGCATACAATTCCTTTAAATGTTCCCATATTAACCTTGTCCAATTCTTCTCTATTACTATTCTTCTATCACTATCTTTACTTTCTTGCCCAGATCATACATGTCACTCAGACCCAcaatctatctttctctctttctttgaacCTAATGTGTCTATACTATAAGATTAATGTGCAAAGATTACTCCTTTTCACATATTTACTGTAagatctttaaattatttttcatgacCCTTCTATTAGTTTCTCTGACTACTGAAATAGATTTCCACAAATCTGCTGCCTTAAAACACCACAACACAGAttgggccaggtggtggtgacacatgccctgaatgccagcactcaagaggtagaggcaggcaaatctctgagttagaAGCTAGACGCAgctatagagcgagttccaggatagccagggctacacggaaagagcctgttttgaaaaacaaacaaaaaatacattgattttttttcccccacagttCTGGAGGACCAGAGTCTGAAATCAATATTACTGGGTCCAGTGAGATTTtttggagggaaagaaaaagagactggtTCTCTGAGTGCTTGCACGCTTGGTAGCAGAAGACATTGTAATGGCAGTAGAAGCAACAGTGAACAACATAGTGTGTGCACTGTCACTGGCGGACAAAGAGAAAATGGGGGCCTGGTCTGCACGTTATACAGTCACCACCCAGAGTGGATGGCTGCAGCATTACCATCCCTTTCCAGGACAGCCCTGCAAGACACCAGAGAAGAAAAGACGTCAGAGTGGACCGGATGTCAGGCAGCATGCATGGTCACACGTTCTGTCTGGAAGGAGGAAAGACTAGAAGTGGAACTGGTCACTGAATCACCTGGGACATGGCCTCTGAGCATCCTGCCggaattatcttgattacattGATGTGGGAAAAGCCACCTTAATTGCTGGCAGGACTAGTTTCAGGGTAGAGACTCCTCAGCAGTCAAGAAGGGGAAAGCAGGTTGCGCTCTGCAAAGTGTACAAtctctgtttcctgctcctgGGAGCTGCTTCAAGCCTTAGACACCTCGACTCATCTAACTTGggttaaaataaaacctttcctctccaacgGCTTTTGTCAGGACATTTTGTTAACCTATCAAGAGAAGGAACGAACACAGCTGTGTTGTCCACCTTCAAAGCCAGCATTACCTCACTTCTGTCCCTCTCATTGTCTTCTCCTGTAGCCAAATTTGTCTCTTGCACttatgaccaaaaacaaaaacaaaaacctcaaaaaacaaaaataattatctcCAGGGCTGACTTGCCCCTCCACTATAAATGAATGATATGGAAAAAGTTACTCATATATGAACTAAATACGAAGCAAGAAGAGACAGTTTTGTATGATGAACTGGTGGAAAACCAACTCTTCTGTTTGCAGAGTGGGTGTAGTGTAGTAGCAGACCTGCCACGTGAAAGTAACCCAAGAATGGACTCACTGAGCATTGCATCCAAGCTGTAGCCTCAGTTATCCTTCAGGACCCAGGCTTTTCCTTAAATCACTTTCCTCTTACTGCCAAATGCTAATTGAGCTCTGCTTACATATCAGCTTAACCAAAGTTAACAGTGAACCAAGAGCATGGTTTAAGCAGCCACTATGCAGACAAGAGAATCCAGCTCAAAAGCCCTCAAATGTCAAGTGTGGTTACAATGGTCTACATTGGTTAACTGTCAGCATCTTGTATTTTCAATAGAATGAGAATTCTGTGTCAGTATAAAAATATCGGGAATATTAACACACAATGAGCCATGTGCTGCAAGAAAAAGCATTTAGCAACATAGCATTCATTTGCacacatttatttcaaataaaactgttcttttattaaaaaaaaaaaagttgcctcgGGATGAAGGATAAGAGGGTAAACAGGCACATACATTTGCACAACAATGAATAACCACATGGTAACTGTCTGTGCTTCATGCACTGTTAACTCTGCTGGCTTAAGATTGGTAGAGAAAGCATCAAGATTGAAGATAACCCTGTCTGAAACTTGCCATAAACTTGACACATCACTACCTCCTCTATTTCCCATAATTTGCCTCTCGGCAGGCACAGCTAGTGAGTAGCCATACTTTGCCTAACGGTGACAAGAGCTTTGTTTCCTCTTTGCAGCGGTCCCGAGATAGCAACAGGGGAGGAAGGGgtgtcaggggtggggtgggttgtaCAGTGCTGGATCTGTTGGTGCTGAGACATCTCCCAGAGAACAACACCCACAGCTGGGTGAGAGGCAGGCGTGCTCAGGGGCACACACACGCTCACCCTCCTTGGAAGAGCAGGACCCCACCCTCATTCACACTATCTAACCTGGAGTTTCTCTCCTTACCTTTGTCTACTTAGGCAAACTCAGCTCTGGGGTAGCTTGAGAGTTAAACTAGGAAGGAGTTCAGGTTGTGGGAACAAGAGTGAGAGCGGGAAGATGAGTGCGTGTTCGAGGGTCAGCTACAAGTTTTAATTAACTTGTGCTGCCACTTTGTTCCACTCATCCGATTAGTTAGCACCAATCGTGTTCACCGCATACTAAAGGAAAGATGTGTGtagcagaaggagagaagcaacaaTGGCCATGAACTTGTTCTTCTTTAGTCCCAAAGCCTGGGACTTACAGTTTACAGCCACTAACTAACCAGCTCATCAGAGAATTGCTTGCCAGCACTGTCAGGATTTTCTTTAATGTCGTGATGCTGTGCTCATGGGACCTGAGGTGGCCTGCAAGGACCTTGCACGCGGTACGCTCCAGTCCTAGGCTCCCACAACTGCTTGGGTTAGGCGCTTGTTCACACCTCCCGCTGGCGGCCTTGGGAATCCCATGGCTCACATCCGTGGAGCCATGTATAAAGTTATTGTCCAACTGACAGGACTCATTCACGTCTACCTCGGTTCTCCAGACTCTCAGGCTGTTTGCACAGTTCCCGCCATCTCTCATAGTATTTCCCTTGGGGATGACAAAGGGTAGCCTTCTGGGTGTCAGGGGTGGGGCAGACATCGCGGGTTTGGATGTGCTGAGGCCGGTAGTTTTGTCTGACACGGTCGAGTTTGCGGATTCCTCTAGAGTCTGTTCTGCAGCAAGTTGCATCTCTTCCTGTGAAAGGTGTTCTGGGGTCCCCTTCATTCTGCTTTCTGAAGGCTCTGCAAGAAGCAGTCCAAGGGCAAGCAACCGCAGAAAGGCTGCCATCTCATAAACACGGTGATCTTGTCTGCAGTAAAGATAAAGGAAGGAGAATGCAGGagagatgttttcctttttgtgagGGTAGCTATTCTTAGTCACAACCTCTAAACATAAGACCCCACAGACATAGTTGAAATATGACATAGCAAGATGACAGTCCCTTGAGGAACCTGAGCAACAATGTTAAAATCTCCACTTACAATCATTCACTCTATCTCATTTAACCTTAGTTTACGaatctgaagaaaaaacaaaatgacgAACAAAGGCATAAAACCCATGAGCTAAATCTAATATGCAGGGACAAAGCATCATTCTCTATTCTGCTCTTGCTGGAGGGGTCTACAGTCTCCACGTAGGTCACAGTCATCTCACCCTAAACACCTCACTATTGCTGTCTCTTACTGCCCACGCAGGACCTGGTTCCTGGTGCCATGGGAACATGCACAAACAGTAACCTTTCTCTACTCCCTGGCTTTTTCACCACCCATTCTCAGTCACAGATCTCTCTTTACCAGTTCCTTTGACAAGTTGATGCTGCCGAGAAAGAGTCCAGCTTCTTGCAGGGCTGGAAGTGAAACTGTGTCTCATAGTCAAAGATTCTGCTATTGGGTCTAACCAAGGGGAGGAGGGGCAAGAAAGGGGTAGAGAGATGTGTGTGGGCTTAATGAGGAATCCAGAAGCCGAGAACACTCAAGGGGAAATGGACAGTGTGTTTGTGGCAGTCTGAACCTGGAGCCGGCAAGCACCCTGCTTGCTCTTCTTTCTGCCGAGTCTTCCTCGTCATTTCCTTTAATCCCAAAGTATTTATTGTTTCGCTCTCTGAGAGCCAACTGTGCATCTTTCTTTATGTTTCACTGTGTCCAGTCTTTTCACTGTCTGGTTAGGGGACAGGTATGACCCACACTGCTGTAAGGCTGACAACACCCTGATCCTGAAGCATCCTTTCTGACCACTGCTAGAGGACACACGGACCTGCACTGACATCACATCCGAACTGTCAGCAGCATAGCATGACGAATCAACATGAAGTTCCTTTAGTAGTGTCATTGCTAGACACTCCATAGTATGAGCTCCAGAAAAGATGATTATTTGTGTTGATAATTCTCTCTTACACTCTAGAAtgatttttccccttttccccctcccccctttaaaaGTTTCTCCTACCCATGTGTGTCCTGAATTGTCACCTTGCCTCCTTTGTCATCCCACCCTGTACCCCGACCCCATTCTGTAAAACATCACTTGAAAAACACTTCCTTGGACCTCTCAACACTTCTCTCCTTGCCTCCAGGAACAGAGAAAGCCCGCCCCTGAAGGCTACAAGCCAAACCTCTGCTTGCTCTCCTTCAGGTCAGGACTTAGAGCTTCCCTTGTGATTTTGCTAAACAAAGCAGCCCTGATCAATCAGGGtgaccctttctttttcttttcttttttttttttNNNNNacccactcccactacttggccctggccttcccctgtgctgagtcatacaaagtttgcaagaccaaggggcctctccagAAGACtccatctctcttccccccccNCCCcccagattttattttgtatttgtggcTATGAGTCTGGACATgtcatgtgtgcatgggtgcccacagaagccagaaaagaatgtcagattccctggagctgcagttacgtGCGATTATGAGCCATTTGATGTTAAGTGTGAAAGCCCAAACTCAAGtcatctgaaagagcaacaagtgcccctcacctctgagccatccctcagaTTCCTACCTCTCCCaatttggggttttctttcctgcctcttgAAAGTTCCCAAAGCCAAATCCAGATTGCATTTTTTCT
The sequence above is drawn from the Mus pahari chromosome 8, PAHARI_EIJ_v1.1, whole genome shotgun sequence genome and encodes:
- the Rnase11 gene encoding probable ribonuclease 11; translated protein: MAAFLRLLALGLLLAEPSESRMKGTPEHLSQEEMQLAAEQTLEESANSTVSDKTTGLSTSKPAMSAPPLTPRRLPFVIPKGNTMRDGGNCANSLRVWRTEVDVNESCQLDNNFIHGSTDVSHGIPKAASGRCEQAPNPSSCGSLGLERTACKVLAGHLRSHEHSITTLKKILTVLASNSLMSWLVSGCKL